In the genome of Marispirochaeta sp., one region contains:
- a CDS encoding UPF0164 family protein produces MKRRSNIVFSILLLLILTIPYSVAAEGFFDSYFDFADSFADPNTGLTAFPILQIPMGGRYEAMGTAFTALANDFSYMDANPAASALLDRTQIALSHNAWIADTSIDSAVFTMRNDNLGFGFGGKFLYVPFTEYNDWGDTEASIYYSETLATANISYNFFSDYYYDGLALGANLKTAYRHIPAVIEPGQSAFGFLADVGLLTRFNFLKNYVAREKNFAVGLVARNLGISTDGEAVPSEASFGIAYSPIRPLTLTGDINYPFSLKPDVPAENWYIATGMDLAVTNFFSLQSGFHYRGGNPRFSLGTELLTSDMSFNVNYTLGLDTQVAAPMDRLSVVASMDLGDRGRYARRQMVEEQYIAGLEAYARGDLQLAVRHWQAVLELDPDFTPATENLDTALASLHLQKELTDINTLLDDENS; encoded by the coding sequence ATGAAACGAAGATCAAACATAGTATTTTCAATTCTGCTACTCCTCATTCTGACAATACCATATTCTGTTGCGGCAGAAGGTTTTTTTGACAGTTATTTTGACTTCGCCGATTCCTTTGCCGACCCCAATACCGGGCTGACGGCTTTTCCAATTCTTCAGATTCCCATGGGCGGACGTTACGAAGCAATGGGCACGGCCTTTACCGCATTGGCAAATGATTTTTCCTACATGGACGCGAATCCTGCTGCCAGCGCACTGCTGGACAGAACACAGATTGCCCTGTCGCATAACGCATGGATTGCCGACACCTCCATCGACAGCGCGGTATTTACCATGCGCAACGATAATCTTGGTTTCGGTTTCGGGGGAAAGTTTCTCTACGTACCCTTTACCGAATATAATGACTGGGGTGACACCGAGGCCAGCATCTACTACTCCGAGACTCTGGCAACAGCGAATATCTCCTACAATTTTTTCTCTGATTATTATTACGACGGCCTTGCCCTGGGTGCCAATCTCAAGACAGCCTATCGTCATATTCCCGCGGTGATTGAACCCGGACAATCAGCCTTCGGCTTTCTGGCGGATGTGGGACTTCTTACACGGTTTAATTTTCTGAAAAACTATGTCGCCCGGGAGAAGAACTTTGCGGTTGGCCTGGTGGCCCGCAACCTGGGGATCAGCACCGACGGAGAGGCTGTTCCAAGCGAAGCCTCCTTCGGGATTGCCTATTCACCGATACGACCTCTGACCTTGACCGGCGATATAAACTATCCCTTCAGCCTGAAACCCGATGTCCCCGCGGAAAACTGGTATATTGCGACTGGAATGGACCTTGCAGTAACCAACTTCTTCTCACTGCAGAGCGGGTTTCATTACCGTGGTGGCAACCCCAGGTTCTCTTTGGGAACCGAACTGCTTACCAGTGATATGTCCTTCAATGTCAATTATACCCTGGGACTCGATACCCAGGTTGCCGCTCCCATGGACCGCTTGAGCGTTGTAGCATCCATGGATCTGGGAGATCGGGGACGTTATGCCCGTCGGCAGATGGTGGAAGAACAGTACATTGCCGGGCTTGAGGCCTATGCACGGGGAGATCTGCAGCTTGCCGTCCGTCACTGGCAGGCGGTTCTGGAACTGGACCCCGATTTTACCCCGGCAACAGAGAATCTCGATACCGCCCTGGCAAGCCTTCATCTGCAGAAAGAACTTACCGATATCAACACTTTACTGGATGATGAAAACAGCTGA
- a CDS encoding ankyrin repeat domain-containing protein, producing the protein MKVGIICVPSREADGTLFQELLSNKGIFADLLHVYGGWEKQISGWIESCTHFMVLPERTDFSASWFNYIAGFCNGSGRFLLIFSPDGLPPHFSGFPSVAEPGAALAHWLQEKEAWEKAEEIRGAKESLAAAGLFFHPEDLSRMAAAGEQETVELFMRAGMSADTRNRRGVPLLSLAVRGGHKHLVEYLLSIGCDIDAESGDRGNTALMDAAAEGEVEIAGILVRARAGLDVASRNGQTALILAVGQGNIGIASLLIQAGAAVDMRDSLGMSAYDYAKLFRHEELLALMEARGIREAREK; encoded by the coding sequence ATGAAGGTCGGGATAATCTGCGTACCCTCGAGAGAAGCGGACGGAACGCTCTTCCAGGAGCTTTTGTCCAATAAGGGAATCTTCGCGGATTTGCTGCATGTGTATGGCGGCTGGGAAAAACAAATCAGCGGATGGATTGAGTCCTGTACTCACTTTATGGTTCTGCCGGAAAGGACTGATTTTTCCGCGTCCTGGTTCAACTACATAGCCGGATTCTGCAACGGATCCGGCCGCTTCCTGCTGATCTTCAGTCCTGACGGCCTGCCTCCTCATTTTTCAGGTTTTCCCTCCGTGGCAGAACCCGGTGCAGCTCTTGCTCACTGGCTGCAGGAAAAGGAAGCCTGGGAAAAGGCAGAGGAAATCCGCGGTGCAAAGGAGTCCCTTGCTGCTGCGGGTCTCTTTTTTCACCCCGAAGATCTTTCCCGCATGGCGGCGGCAGGGGAGCAGGAGACTGTTGAGCTCTTTATGCGGGCCGGAATGTCTGCAGATACGCGAAACAGGCGAGGTGTTCCCTTACTCTCCCTTGCTGTTCGGGGCGGACACAAGCACCTGGTGGAGTATCTTTTATCCATTGGTTGCGACATTGACGCGGAGAGCGGAGACCGGGGCAATACAGCCCTGATGGATGCCGCGGCTGAGGGAGAGGTGGAGATAGCCGGAATTCTTGTCCGTGCACGGGCCGGTCTGGATGTTGCAAGCCGCAATGGGCAGACGGCGCTGATCCTTGCGGTAGGACAGGGCAACATCGGAATTGCATCACTGCTGATACAGGCGGGTGCTGCAGTTGATATGCGCGATTCTCTTGGCATGTCGGCCTATGATTACGCAAAGCTGTTCCGGCACGAAGAACTTCTTGCTTTGATGGAAGCCCGGGGTATACGTGAAGCACGAGAGAAATGA
- a CDS encoding PHP domain-containing protein, translating into MKQEAALPSLHCRSHYTLLSGPLSPEEICRRAAEEGAECVGMVDRENLYGLPALYRAAGRCGLKAVAGVEFASPGASPESLPLFTYYPLNREGFARLNRLITGLAAASADPVELLLKEGWEGGRVAVFRPELLPRLMDRSRRGLVAALVWGLPFRAVLAAARKLRIPPLAVNAALYVTDEERRMYRILRAIDENRSIQRDQRAEDDGFPPAWRRRCSPAEMAACFSSLPDALYQTRLLARDAAESLFPGEYVFPSFQGLSPREEFERLRSLCLRGIRRRYGVQSPAVRQRLNYELDIIRRKGFACYFLVVQDIVARCPRTCGRGSSAASIVSYLLEITHVDPLACDLFFERFLNMGRMDPPDIDIDFPWDERETTLDYVFSSYAGRAGMVADHITFGPRSALREAARAFGIPEPDIGPMTESFRMGESNLPPYLAAAARRLFGVPRHLGTHPGGVVISPGAITDYTHIGTSSLGRPLIAWEKDGAEEAGLVKIDLLGNRSLGVLRDVLELTSPLRAEKGEPPLDWSSFNPLGDSSTREMIEAGDTLGIFYVESPATRQLLKKMKHGDYPHLVIASSIIRPAANRYINAFLERLRGAPYEPLHPAAQDVLAETKGIMVYQEDVARVAIAVCGYSPAEADCLRKVLSKKDRSARLLSFRDEFMRRGGERGVTQKALEEIWEGILSFEGYSFCKAHSASYALVSYRLAWHKARYPLEFFCAVINNGGGFYSRQVYLCALSREGFSLLPPDVNRSEGAYTVEHRNHPEGALRTGLCQLKGVEDACIRKLLAERRRRGPFADIQDFLVRLNPSLPDIRGLIRSGALDGIAAGMHRPGLFWHYFHMSGHPELFAVPAPPASLRDYPAEVKLRDELDTLGLLISKRPAELLRIPEQLPDPGALLTDSRSMPEFAGRRVAIPAVLVTGKEVRTKHKKEMCFLSFEDREGIFETVLFPDVYQGLYPRICRSCAFLVIGTVEKEFGVFQLKVKELIPLDALPLDSANQVCQYWCRSSFENEGRDNLRTLERSGRNALPGAFVQ; encoded by the coding sequence TGATTACCGGGCTTGCCGCCGCTTCTGCAGATCCTGTGGAACTTCTGCTCAAGGAAGGCTGGGAAGGCGGCAGGGTGGCTGTATTCAGGCCGGAACTGCTTCCCCGCCTGATGGACCGGAGCCGCCGTGGACTTGTCGCAGCCCTGGTCTGGGGACTTCCTTTCCGCGCTGTGCTGGCGGCCGCCAGAAAGCTGCGTATTCCGCCCCTGGCCGTAAACGCGGCCCTGTATGTAACAGATGAGGAGCGGCGGATGTACCGGATTCTCCGGGCCATCGATGAAAACCGCAGCATCCAGCGTGATCAGCGGGCGGAAGATGACGGTTTTCCGCCCGCCTGGAGACGACGCTGTTCCCCGGCAGAGATGGCTGCCTGTTTTTCCTCCCTTCCGGATGCCCTGTACCAGACCCGCCTGCTGGCCCGGGATGCCGCTGAATCCCTCTTTCCCGGGGAATATGTTTTCCCCTCTTTTCAGGGACTTTCGCCCCGGGAAGAGTTTGAGCGCCTTCGAAGCCTCTGCCTGCGGGGTATTCGCCGGCGCTACGGGGTTCAGTCCCCGGCTGTACGGCAGCGGTTGAACTACGAACTCGATATAATCCGGCGCAAGGGTTTTGCCTGCTATTTTCTGGTGGTCCAGGATATTGTGGCCCGCTGTCCCCGTACCTGCGGACGGGGGAGTTCCGCCGCCAGCATTGTCTCGTACCTCCTCGAGATAACCCATGTTGATCCTCTGGCCTGTGATCTTTTTTTCGAACGCTTTCTGAATATGGGACGCATGGATCCTCCGGATATCGACATTGATTTTCCCTGGGACGAGAGGGAAACGACCCTGGATTATGTATTCTCAAGCTATGCCGGGCGGGCAGGGATGGTTGCAGACCATATAACCTTTGGCCCCCGTTCTGCTTTGCGGGAGGCAGCCAGGGCTTTCGGTATACCGGAGCCGGATATCGGACCCATGACCGAGTCCTTTCGCATGGGTGAATCGAATCTCCCTCCGTATCTTGCGGCGGCAGCCCGGCGGCTTTTCGGAGTTCCCCGCCACCTGGGGACCCATCCAGGGGGGGTCGTAATAAGCCCCGGCGCTATTACCGATTATACCCATATCGGAACTTCCTCTCTGGGGCGTCCGCTGATTGCCTGGGAAAAGGATGGCGCAGAGGAGGCCGGTCTTGTAAAGATCGATCTGCTGGGAAACCGTTCCCTCGGGGTCCTGCGGGATGTTCTGGAGTTGACAAGCCCCTTAAGGGCCGAGAAGGGGGAGCCCCCTCTTGACTGGAGCAGCTTCAATCCCTTGGGGGATTCTTCTACCCGTGAAATGATCGAGGCGGGGGATACCCTGGGGATTTTCTACGTGGAGTCTCCTGCGACCCGGCAGCTTCTGAAAAAGATGAAACACGGGGATTATCCACATCTTGTTATCGCCAGTTCCATCATCCGCCCCGCTGCCAACCGCTACATCAACGCCTTTCTGGAACGTTTGCGGGGTGCGCCCTATGAACCCCTGCATCCGGCGGCACAGGATGTCCTGGCGGAAACTAAAGGAATTATGGTGTACCAGGAGGATGTAGCCAGGGTTGCCATCGCTGTCTGCGGATACAGTCCCGCTGAAGCTGACTGTCTGCGCAAGGTACTGTCAAAGAAGGACCGCTCTGCACGGCTGCTCTCTTTTCGCGATGAGTTCATGCGCCGGGGCGGAGAACGGGGCGTGACGCAGAAAGCCCTGGAGGAGATATGGGAGGGGATTCTCTCCTTCGAGGGCTACTCGTTCTGCAAAGCCCACAGCGCCTCCTACGCACTGGTATCGTATCGTCTGGCATGGCATAAGGCGCGGTATCCTCTGGAGTTTTTCTGCGCCGTCATAAACAACGGCGGAGGCTTCTATTCCCGCCAGGTATATCTCTGCGCTCTTTCCAGGGAAGGGTTTTCGCTGCTGCCGCCGGATGTAAACAGAAGCGAAGGTGCCTACACTGTGGAGCACCGGAACCATCCTGAAGGAGCGCTCCGTACCGGGCTCTGTCAGCTGAAAGGAGTCGAAGACGCCTGTATCCGGAAGCTTCTGGCTGAGCGCCGCCGCCGCGGTCCATTTGCCGACATTCAGGATTTTCTTGTGCGCCTGAATCCCTCACTGCCGGATATTCGCGGGCTCATTCGTTCCGGCGCCCTTGATGGAATTGCCGCCGGTATGCATCGTCCCGGACTGTTCTGGCACTATTTTCACATGTCCGGGCATCCGGAACTCTTTGCCGTACCTGCTCCTCCGGCATCGCTGCGGGATTATCCTGCGGAGGTGAAGCTGCGGGATGAGCTGGATACCCTGGGGCTGCTTATATCAAAACGTCCGGCGGAGCTTCTCCGGATTCCGGAGCAGCTGCCGGATCCCGGGGCTCTGCTGACGGATTCCCGCAGCATGCCGGAATTCGCGGGCCGAAGGGTCGCGATACCCGCGGTGCTGGTGACCGGTAAAGAGGTAAGAACCAAACATAAAAAGGAGATGTGTTTTCTGAGCTTCGAGGACCGGGAGGGGATTTTTGAGACCGTACTCTTTCCGGATGTCTATCAGGGGCTGTATCCCCGTATCTGCAGATCCTGTGCCTTTCTGGTAATCGGCACGGTGGAAAAGGAGTTCGGCGTTTTTCAGCTCAAGGTCAAAGAGCTGATCCCTCTCGATGCCCTTCCCCTTGATTCAGCGAATCAGGTGTGTCAATATTGGTGCAGGAGCAGCTTTGAAAATGAAGGTCGGGATAATCTGCGTACCCTCGAGAGAAGCGGACGGAACGCTCTTCCAGGAGCTTTTGTCCAATAA